The following proteins are co-located in the Amblyraja radiata isolate CabotCenter1 chromosome 8, sAmbRad1.1.pri, whole genome shotgun sequence genome:
- the lrrn4 gene encoding leucine-rich repeat neuronal protein 4 isoform X1 has protein sequence MELVALFLLAEAMFFHSRINGSPIDQIEHFSLLLNKTYSQNDNQLHLTSQNINSIPVNAFQNISALERLELSDNNLTDNGLPCGSLNITTLKHLSVACNQLTRAPSCLPTALKYLDLSHNAIQQIAFSKFMNLHNLTTLLLSHNKISTITYSGTVLPHLASLDLGYNKFTKLQWKFKGPNLTSLRLEGNPLQKISPHDFSPFPKLQYLNLSSTSLESCSHKAFATDTENIKVLDLSENLFKTFDRQCFDGLSNLQTLWMRRLPFLQSLPVDLFLHTSSLIHVNLDEIPQLYFLNSSMFERLRHLQTLSLQSCNLTEFRPWTRFNNSTIKITLFGNRLACSCELTWLTREPEKILLTRTNDTRCIKSGRQKKILLAFLIDQCNRNENSMQKLQPNVRSTQTIVNASSKLPTPSSTRSKISITSSFTESTNLLKTFLYTSSKSSPGSLPTEESAIQKYQAWNKIKSRLNMSTTLPTTTRDQVAPELYSTTTRDRMEASTYPTTSRNKSPSKRYPLTTVRSQTRTKSKLKSRYQIRPSPVTTTREQMASGSYSTTYRVQTDTKTYPTIRDQTRIKLHPPTVREQTVTEPYSITRDQTVTEPYSITRNQIVTEPYSITREQTVTEPYSITREHTVTEPYSNTRDQTVIESYMKIRDQTVTESNSTTSGDQMVIKPYSTTGKPFETELHLSTARDETVTELSTTTTDQTTTTPHPATIGDHTAIKSHSPTTSDHTGTKPYLTIVDQTGTEPNGTIRNQTGHERNLTITRVQTAHKYYPSINREKASTKHYPAMTLQTSTTPARSTVSTTKKGPKFIVIDDADDAESLEKEEITSPLPGDCNYDPCRHWQVPCHELQHLTDCRCPATTGEDVIPESVKIQKVIKISDNAAEIYWCSPSSTVLYYYIIYQSDENRRLYKTDTIKPTYRRYTLRDLTADSTYHTCVVAVNNAGSSTASSIWPSKGPCYIFKTKPNYNNIFYITSTVIIVILFILVVILSFCLCKIHQKRRLINLSSISLDPLSLQNPAFDDHLELADSRTIRSRTPDSEQIL, from the exons atggaacTAGTGGCTCTTTTTCTGCTGGCAGAGGCAATGTTTTTCCATTCAAGAATTAACGGTTCGCCAATTGATCAGATAGAACATTTTTCATTGCTTCTTAACAAAACCTATTCCCAAAATGACAATCAGCTCCATCTCACAAGTCAGAACATCAACAGCATTCCAGTTAATGCCTTCCAAAATATCAGTGCTCTGGAAAGACTCGAGCTGTCGGACAACAATCTGACTGACAATGGCCTGCCCTGTGGATCCCTGAACATAACAACATTAAAGCATTTGAGCGTGGCCTGTAATCAACTTACACGTGCCCCATCCTGCCTACCGACAGCTCTCAAATATCTGGACTTAAGCCACAACGCCATTCAGCAGATTGCATTTTCAAAGTTTATGAACCTCCACAACTTAACCACTTTACTTCTCAGTCATAATAAAATCTCAACCATCACTTATTCGGGGACCGTGCTCCCACACCTTGCTTCACTGGACCTCGGCTACAACAAATTCACAAAGTTACAGTGGAAATTTAAAGGGCCCAATCTCACCTCTCTCAGACTGGAAGGAAACCCTTTGCAAAAGATCAGTCCGCATGATTTCAGTCCTTTCCCCAAGCTTCAGTACCTTAACTTGTCCTCAACGTCTTTGGAATCATGCAGTCACAAAGCATTTGCGACCGATACAGAAAACATCAAAGTACTTGATCTGAGCGAAAACCTTTTCAAAACCT TTGACCGACAGTGCTTTGATGGATTAAGCAATCTGCAGACCCTGTGGATGAGACGGCTGCCCTTCCTTCAGTCTCTGCCCGTTGACCTGTTCCTCCACACTTCAAGTCTTATTCATGTGAACTTGGACGAAATTCCGCAGCTATATTTTTTGAACAGTAGCATGTTTGAACGGCTCCGACATTTACAGACACTTTCTCTCCAAAG CTGCAACCTGACAGAATTCAGACCCTGGACACGCTTCAATAATTCAACCATCAAAATAACCCTCTTTGGAAACCGCTTGGCGTGCAGCTGTGAGCTCACCTGGCTGACGAGGGAACCAGAAAAGATATTACTGACCAG AACAAATGATACCAGATGTATAAAGAGTGGTCGACAAAAAAAGATCTTATTGGCATTCCTCATTGATCAATGCAACAGAAATGAAAACTCCATGCAAAAATTACAGCCTAATGTCAGATCTACACAAACTATTGTCAATGCAAGCagcaaattaccaacaccaagttCAACTAGGTCTAAAATCAGCATCACCTCATCTTTCACAGAGAGTACAAACCTGCTGAAAACGTTTCTTTACACGTCTTCCAAGTCAAGCCCTGGTTCTTTACCAACTGAAGAAAGTGCCATACAAAAATATCAAGCTTGGAATAAAATTAAATCAAGGCTTAATATGTCAACAACGctgcccaccacaaccagagatcaAGTGGCTCCTGAACTTTATTCAACAACTACCAGAGATCGTATGGAGGCAAGTACTTACCCAACAACCTCCAGAAATAAAAGCCCGTCCAAACGTTACCCACTGACAACAGTCAGAAGTCAAACCAGAACTAAATCCAAACTGAAAAGCAGATATCAAATTAGGCCCAGCCCTGTTACAACCACCAGAGAGCAAATGGCATCTGGATCTTACTCAACAACCTACAGAGTTCAAACAGACACCAAAACGTACCCAACAATCAGAGATCAAACACGGATCAAACTTCACCCACCAACAGTCAGAGAGCAAACTGTGACTGAACCTTACTCGATAACTAGAGATCAAACTGTGACTGAACCTTACTCGATAACCAGAAATCAAATTGTGACCGAGCCGTACTCAATAACCAGAGAGCAAACTGTGACAGAGCCGTACTCAATAACCAGAGAGCATACTGTGACAGAGCCGTACTCAAATACCAGGGATCAAACTGTGATTGAGTCTTACATGAAAATCAGAGACCAAACTGTGACTGAATCTAACTCAACGACAAGTGGAGATCAAATGGTGATCAAGCCTTACTCAACAACCGGAAAACCCTTTGAGACTGAACTTCACCTATCGACAGCCAGAGATGAAACTGTGACTGAACTTTCCACGACAACCACAGATCAAACTACGACCACACCCCACCCAGCAACAATTGGAGACCATACAGCGATCAAATCGCACTCACCAACAACCAGCGATCATACTGGGACCAAGCCCTACCTGACCATCGTGGATCAAACTGGAACCGAACCCAATGGGACAATCAGAAACCAAACTGGGCATGAACGGAACCTGACCATTaccagggtgcaaactgcccacaaATATTACCCATCTATTAACCGAGAGAAAGCTAGCACTAAGCATTACCCAGCAATGACATTGCAAACTTCAACAACACCAGCACGCTCCACTGTCTCCACCACCAAAAAGGGACCGAAATTTATAGTGATTGACGATGCCGATGATGCAGAGTCTTTGGAAAAAGAGGAAATCACAAGTCCTCTACCCGGTGACTGTAATTATGATCCATGTAGACACTGGCAGGTACCTTGTCATGAGCTGCAACATTTGACAGACTGCCGTTGCCCTGCCACAACTGGGGAAGACGTCATCCCAGAGTCAGTGAAGATACAGAAGGTTATTAAGATTTCAGACAATGCAGCCGAAATCTACTGGTGCTCGCCTAGTTCCACAGTGCTGTATTACTATATTATCTATCAATCAGACGAGAACAGGCGTTTGTACAAGACGGACACCATCAAACCAACATATCGGAGATATACCTTGCGCGACCTTACTGCAGACAGTACTTATCACACTTGTGTGGTGGCTGTGAATAATGCAGGATCAAGTACTGCAAGCAGCATCTGGCCCTCAAAAGGCCCCTGCTATATATTCAAGACTAAGCCAAACTACAATAATATTTTTTATATAACGTCTACTGTCATTATTGTCATTCTCTTCATACTTGTAGTTATTCTGTCTTTTTGCTTGTGCAAAATTCACCAAAAGAGACGATTGATCAATTTATCCAGCATAAGCTTGGATCCCCTCAGCTTGCAAAATCCAGCATTTGATGACCATCTGGAGCTGGCAGATTCAAGAACAATACGCTCAAGAACCCCAGACTCTGAACAGATTCTCTAA
- the lrrn4 gene encoding leucine-rich repeat neuronal protein 4 isoform X2 produces the protein MELVALFLLAEAMFFHSRINGSPIDQIEHFSLLLNKTYSQNDNQLHLTSQNINSIPVNAFQNISALERLELSDNNLTDNGLPCGSLNITTLKHLSVACNQLTRAPSCLPTALKYLDLSHNAIQQIAFSKFMNLHNLTTLLLSHNKISTITYSGTVLPHLASLDLGYNKFTKLQWKFKGPNLTSLRLEGNPLQKISPHDFSPFPKLQYLNLSSTSLESCSHKAFATDTENIKVLDLSENLFKTFDRQCFDGLSNLQTLWMRRLPFLQSLPVDLFLHTSSLIHVNLDEIPQLYFLNSSMFERLRHLQTLSLQSCNLTEFRPWTRFNNSTIKITLFGNRLACSCELTWLTREPEKILLTREIPQGNIRICKEGIEGVGAILQG, from the exons atggaacTAGTGGCTCTTTTTCTGCTGGCAGAGGCAATGTTTTTCCATTCAAGAATTAACGGTTCGCCAATTGATCAGATAGAACATTTTTCATTGCTTCTTAACAAAACCTATTCCCAAAATGACAATCAGCTCCATCTCACAAGTCAGAACATCAACAGCATTCCAGTTAATGCCTTCCAAAATATCAGTGCTCTGGAAAGACTCGAGCTGTCGGACAACAATCTGACTGACAATGGCCTGCCCTGTGGATCCCTGAACATAACAACATTAAAGCATTTGAGCGTGGCCTGTAATCAACTTACACGTGCCCCATCCTGCCTACCGACAGCTCTCAAATATCTGGACTTAAGCCACAACGCCATTCAGCAGATTGCATTTTCAAAGTTTATGAACCTCCACAACTTAACCACTTTACTTCTCAGTCATAATAAAATCTCAACCATCACTTATTCGGGGACCGTGCTCCCACACCTTGCTTCACTGGACCTCGGCTACAACAAATTCACAAAGTTACAGTGGAAATTTAAAGGGCCCAATCTCACCTCTCTCAGACTGGAAGGAAACCCTTTGCAAAAGATCAGTCCGCATGATTTCAGTCCTTTCCCCAAGCTTCAGTACCTTAACTTGTCCTCAACGTCTTTGGAATCATGCAGTCACAAAGCATTTGCGACCGATACAGAAAACATCAAAGTACTTGATCTGAGCGAAAACCTTTTCAAAACCT TTGACCGACAGTGCTTTGATGGATTAAGCAATCTGCAGACCCTGTGGATGAGACGGCTGCCCTTCCTTCAGTCTCTGCCCGTTGACCTGTTCCTCCACACTTCAAGTCTTATTCATGTGAACTTGGACGAAATTCCGCAGCTATATTTTTTGAACAGTAGCATGTTTGAACGGCTCCGACATTTACAGACACTTTCTCTCCAAAG CTGCAACCTGACAGAATTCAGACCCTGGACACGCTTCAATAATTCAACCATCAAAATAACCCTCTTTGGAAACCGCTTGGCGTGCAGCTGTGAGCTCACCTGGCTGACGAGGGAACCAGAAAAGATATTACTGACCAG